In Wenyingzhuangia fucanilytica, the following are encoded in one genomic region:
- a CDS encoding MBL fold metallo-hydrolase, whose product MTLYPIESGNFMLDGGAMFGVVPKAIWQRTNPADATNKIDIGMRCLLIEDGDRLILIDTGLGDKQDDKFFSHVSPWGDFTTDLSLAKYGFHRDDITDVFLTHLHFDHVGGAIQWNKDRTFLEPAFKNATFWSNANHWQWATEPNPREKASFLTENINPIQESGQLKFVSISGNQKAQTSELGFGIFFADGHTEKQMIPMIQYKGKTVVFMADLLPTIGHIPLPYIMGYDTRPLLTMSEKELFLNEAAKNEYILFMQHDAHNELCTVQQTGKGIRLKETYTFNQIFNS is encoded by the coding sequence ATGACTTTGTACCCAATAGAATCTGGAAACTTTATGCTAGATGGAGGAGCTATGTTTGGTGTTGTGCCTAAGGCCATTTGGCAAAGAACCAATCCTGCAGACGCAACAAATAAAATAGATATTGGAATGCGTTGTTTGTTGATAGAGGATGGAGATCGATTAATTTTAATTGATACCGGTTTAGGAGATAAACAAGATGATAAATTTTTTAGCCATGTAAGTCCTTGGGGCGATTTTACTACAGATCTTTCTTTAGCAAAATATGGATTTCACAGAGATGATATTACAGATGTTTTTTTAACGCATTTACATTTTGATCATGTAGGTGGGGCTATTCAGTGGAATAAAGACAGAACTTTTTTAGAACCTGCATTTAAGAATGCAACTTTTTGGTCAAATGCCAATCATTGGCAATGGGCTACTGAGCCTAATCCTAGAGAAAAAGCATCATTTTTAACAGAGAATATCAATCCTATTCAAGAAAGTGGACAATTAAAATTTGTTTCGATTAGCGGAAATCAGAAAGCGCAGACATCAGAGCTAGGGTTTGGCATCTTTTTTGCCGATGGACACACGGAAAAACAAATGATTCCTATGATTCAGTATAAAGGAAAAACAGTTGTTTTTATGGCCGATTTATTACCAACTATTGGGCATATTCCATTGCCGTATATCATGGGGTACGATACAAGACCTTTGTTGACTATGTCAGAAAAAGAATTATTTTTGAACGAAGCGGCAAAGAACGAATACATTTTGTTTATGCAGCACGACGCTCACAACGAGTTGTGTACAGTTCAGCAAACAGGAAAAGGAATAAGATTAAAAGAAACATATACATTTAACCAGATATTTAATTCATGA